One Chlorobaculum limnaeum genomic window carries:
- a CDS encoding PQQ-dependent sugar dehydrogenase yields the protein MRLLSLKGYLILFFVLLSCNYYAPPVSSAIEGNAGSRLKFESFGTFDEPWAMTFLPDGDLLVTEKGGTLYLVKLADRSRIPVQGVPKVAYGGQGGLGDVILHPQYKENGWIYLSYAEQDASGKRGAAVARARFRPASSRPKLENLEIIWRQEPKVLGSGHYSYRQAFSPDGHLFITSGDRQKMTPAQSWRQNLGKVIRLNADGSVPPDNPFQDKGELAKTFWSVGHRNLLGIAFDKQGRLWTHEMGPRHGDEFNLTIAGENYGWPIVSWGDHYSGLPIPDHDTRPEFHAPELYWAPTVAPSGLIIYNGSMFPAWQGNAFIGGLRSKSLIRIRIDGDQAKEVERFAMGKRIREVEQGPDGAIWVLEDEKGGRLLRLTPHARADTGDVGTRR from the coding sequence ATGCGACTACTATCTTTAAAAGGTTACCTGATCCTGTTTTTTGTTCTGCTTTCCTGCAATTATTATGCCCCGCCTGTGAGCAGCGCAATAGAAGGGAATGCAGGATCGAGGCTGAAGTTCGAGAGCTTTGGGACATTTGATGAACCTTGGGCCATGACCTTTTTGCCCGATGGCGATCTTCTGGTAACTGAAAAAGGTGGCACTTTATATCTGGTCAAACTGGCTGACCGTTCCAGAATTCCGGTTCAGGGCGTGCCCAAGGTGGCGTATGGTGGTCAGGGCGGTTTGGGAGACGTCATTCTTCATCCTCAATACAAAGAGAACGGCTGGATATACCTCTCTTATGCCGAACAGGACGCTTCGGGAAAAAGGGGCGCAGCGGTTGCCCGTGCACGATTTCGTCCCGCATCGTCGAGGCCGAAACTGGAAAACCTTGAAATCATCTGGCGGCAGGAACCCAAAGTGTTGGGCAGCGGGCATTACTCATACCGCCAGGCATTCAGCCCGGATGGGCACTTGTTCATCACTTCCGGCGATCGGCAAAAAATGACGCCGGCACAGAGCTGGCGACAAAATCTTGGCAAGGTGATCAGGCTGAACGCGGACGGGTCGGTACCGCCGGACAATCCGTTTCAGGATAAAGGAGAACTTGCAAAAACCTTCTGGTCAGTCGGGCATCGAAATCTTCTTGGCATCGCATTCGACAAACAGGGGCGACTCTGGACACACGAAATGGGCCCCAGGCACGGTGATGAATTCAACCTGACCATTGCCGGAGAAAATTATGGCTGGCCCATCGTATCATGGGGCGACCACTACTCCGGTCTTCCGATTCCCGATCACGACACTCGTCCGGAATTCCATGCTCCTGAGCTATACTGGGCGCCAACCGTTGCGCCTTCAGGTCTGATTATCTATAACGGCTCCATGTTCCCGGCGTGGCAGGGCAATGCCTTCATCGGAGGACTCAGGTCAAAATCACTGATACGGATCAGGATTGACGGTGACCAGGCAAAAGAGGTCGAACGCTTTGCCATGGGGAAACGAATACGAGAGGTCGAGCAAGGCCCGGACGGTGCAATATGGGTTTTGGAGGATGAAAAAGGCGGTCGCCTGCTCCGGCTCACTCCACACGCGCGAGCAGATACCGGGGATGTCGGAACGCGTCGATAA
- a CDS encoding alanine/glycine:cation symporter family protein translates to MQSLESLLSQIADLVWGVPLLVALIGTHLFLTFRLGIIQKHLPHAIRISFTRSHEGTGEISHFGALVTALAATIGTGNIVGVSTAVAMGGPGAVLWMWLTGVFGIATKYGEAVLSVKYRVLKEDGTVAGGPMYVLEKGLGMKWLGVIFAIFTVVASFGIGNMVQANSISTLLQAKYQISPWLSGAVLTVFTGVVIIGGIKSIARVCEYLVPFMAALYLVGCVVLLVMGHHSIADTIGVIVSSAFSGQAALGGFAGAGAREAVRYGIARGLFSNESGLGSAPIVAAAAQTSHPVRQALISSTGTFWDTVVVCAATGIVVVNSGAWTTGLKGVELTNAAFADIPHVGPLVLSFGLLTFVFSTILGWSYYGEKALEYLLGSRAIKPCRWLWVVAVMVGSVASLQVVWSFADIANALMAVPNLVALLLLSPVIASETKEYFSRRE, encoded by the coding sequence ATGCAATCACTTGAAAGTCTTCTCTCACAAATCGCCGACCTTGTCTGGGGCGTTCCGCTCCTGGTGGCGTTGATCGGGACGCATCTGTTTCTGACCTTCAGGCTGGGCATTATCCAGAAGCATTTGCCTCATGCGATTCGCATATCGTTCACCCGGTCGCACGAGGGTACGGGGGAGATCAGCCATTTCGGGGCGCTGGTGACGGCGCTGGCGGCAACTATCGGCACGGGCAATATCGTCGGCGTTTCGACTGCCGTGGCGATGGGCGGGCCGGGAGCGGTGCTCTGGATGTGGCTCACCGGTGTGTTCGGCATCGCCACCAAGTACGGCGAGGCGGTGCTGTCGGTCAAGTACCGCGTGCTCAAGGAGGACGGCACGGTGGCTGGCGGGCCGATGTATGTGCTCGAAAAGGGGCTGGGGATGAAATGGCTCGGCGTCATTTTCGCGATTTTCACGGTCGTCGCCTCGTTCGGCATCGGCAACATGGTGCAGGCCAACTCGATCTCGACGCTCTTGCAGGCCAAGTACCAGATTTCTCCGTGGCTGAGCGGCGCGGTGCTGACCGTGTTTACGGGCGTGGTGATCATCGGCGGCATCAAGTCCATCGCTCGCGTCTGCGAGTATCTCGTGCCCTTCATGGCCGCGCTTTACCTTGTCGGCTGCGTCGTGCTGCTGGTGATGGGGCATCATTCGATTGCCGATACGATTGGCGTCATCGTGAGTTCGGCCTTTTCCGGACAGGCCGCGCTCGGCGGATTCGCGGGCGCGGGGGCGCGCGAGGCGGTGCGGTACGGCATCGCGCGCGGTCTCTTCTCCAACGAGTCGGGCCTCGGCAGCGCGCCCATCGTCGCAGCAGCGGCTCAGACCTCGCATCCAGTGCGCCAGGCGCTGATCTCCTCGACCGGCACCTTCTGGGATACAGTGGTGGTCTGCGCCGCGACCGGCATCGTGGTGGTCAACTCCGGCGCGTGGACGACCGGCCTGAAAGGGGTCGAACTGACCAACGCGGCATTTGCGGATATTCCGCATGTCGGCCCGCTGGTGCTCTCGTTCGGCCTGTTGACCTTCGTTTTTTCGACCATTCTCGGCTGGTCGTACTATGGTGAAAAGGCGCTCGAATATCTTCTCGGCAGCCGGGCGATCAAGCCCTGCCGATGGCTCTGGGTTGTGGCCGTCATGGTCGGCTCGGTCGCCTCGCTGCAGGTGGTCTGGAGCTTCGCCGACATCGCCAACGCCCTCATGGCGGTGCCGAATCTGGTGGCGCTGCTGCTTCTCAGTCCTGTGATTGCCAGCGAAACCAAGGAGTATTTTTCACGGCGTGAGTGA
- a CDS encoding heavy metal translocating P-type ATPase, with product MTIRNYSVKGMHCASCAAIITKKLSALDGVAKAEVNLATETARIEFSGEPVSVEALNSMLEKYGFSLVEEVPAKAAAPEPAADRRASKKQEKLDELLRQKQQVLAALPLALIFFAVMLWHSAASAIAGVPHFPIDMETWNSIALLVAAWMLFHLGKPFLRGVVSFIRTGAASMDTLIGIGSLVAWSYSAFAILFPSLRDLLGLPHESFSDAAIVVIGFVLLGKYLEARSKLKTGEAIEKLIGLQSKSAIVYDNGTETEVPVEQVVKGTMLVVKPGGRIPVDGVIFSGSSSIDESMITGEPVPVDKREGDPVIGGTINRQGAIIFTATGVGAETMLARIISMVEDAQGSKAPVQNLADKVAAVFVPAVLVVAALVFLLWLGIGTPALGFKSALAYGIMAMVGILVIACPCALGLATPTAIIVGTGLGARHGILVRNAESLEMLSRVDTVVFDKTGTITRGTPSVTGIEPFGDKMTDGELLALAAGIEKHSEHPLAQAIVSAAKERNVEPAQVTEFKALEGVGVDALLGGEPVRIRKPADAETARPEVERLQQEGKTVVIVERHGETIGMIALSDTLKPEAAETVAALRKMGKRVVMLTGDNRHAARFIARQAGIDEVLAEVLPGDKANAIKKLQSEGRTVAMAGDGINDAPALALADVGIAMAGGTDVAIESAGITLLGGDIRKVAQAITLSRKTMRVVRQNLFWAFIYNVIGIPLAAGALFPLYGIFLNPAFSGIAMAGSSVSVVTNSLRLRAARLGK from the coding sequence ATGACTATTCGAAACTACTCGGTCAAGGGGATGCACTGCGCGAGTTGCGCGGCGATCATCACCAAAAAGCTCTCGGCGCTTGACGGCGTCGCCAAGGCCGAGGTCAATCTGGCGACCGAGACGGCTCGCATCGAATTCAGCGGCGAGCCGGTGAGCGTCGAGGCGCTGAACTCGATGCTCGAAAAGTACGGCTTTTCGCTGGTCGAAGAGGTTCCCGCGAAAGCCGCCGCGCCGGAACCTGCCGCCGACCGCCGCGCATCGAAAAAGCAGGAAAAGCTCGACGAGCTGCTCCGCCAAAAGCAGCAAGTGCTGGCAGCACTTCCGCTTGCGCTCATCTTCTTCGCGGTGATGTTGTGGCACAGCGCCGCTTCGGCCATCGCCGGAGTACCGCACTTCCCCATCGACATGGAGACATGGAACTCCATCGCGCTGCTCGTGGCGGCGTGGATGCTCTTCCATCTCGGCAAGCCCTTCCTGCGCGGCGTCGTGTCGTTCATCCGCACCGGCGCGGCGAGCATGGATACGCTCATCGGCATCGGCTCACTCGTTGCCTGGAGCTACAGCGCCTTCGCCATTCTTTTCCCCTCGCTCCGCGACCTGCTCGGTCTGCCGCACGAGAGCTTTTCCGACGCGGCTATCGTGGTGATCGGCTTCGTCTTGCTCGGCAAATACCTCGAAGCCCGCTCGAAGCTGAAGACCGGCGAGGCCATCGAAAAGCTCATCGGCTTGCAGTCGAAGTCGGCGATTGTGTACGATAACGGCACGGAGACAGAGGTGCCGGTCGAGCAGGTGGTCAAGGGCACGATGCTCGTCGTCAAGCCGGGAGGCCGGATTCCGGTGGATGGCGTCATCTTTTCCGGCAGTTCGTCGATCGACGAGTCGATGATCACCGGCGAACCGGTGCCGGTGGACAAGCGCGAAGGCGACCCGGTCATCGGCGGCACCATCAACCGGCAGGGCGCAATCATCTTCACCGCCACCGGCGTCGGCGCGGAGACGATGCTCGCCCGCATCATTTCGATGGTCGAGGATGCGCAAGGCTCGAAAGCGCCAGTGCAGAACCTGGCCGACAAGGTGGCGGCGGTCTTCGTTCCGGCGGTGCTCGTTGTCGCCGCGCTGGTGTTCCTCCTCTGGCTCGGCATCGGCACGCCAGCCCTCGGCTTTAAAAGCGCTCTCGCCTACGGCATCATGGCGATGGTGGGCATTCTCGTCATCGCCTGCCCCTGCGCGCTCGGCCTCGCCACGCCGACGGCGATCATCGTCGGCACCGGCCTCGGCGCGCGGCACGGCATCCTCGTCCGCAACGCCGAAAGTCTTGAAATGCTGAGCAGGGTCGATACGGTGGTGTTCGATAAAACCGGCACCATCACGCGCGGCACCCCGTCGGTCACGGGCATCGAACCGTTCGGTGACAAGATGACGGACGGCGAACTGCTCGCACTGGCTGCGGGCATCGAAAAACATTCGGAGCACCCGCTCGCCCAGGCCATCGTCAGCGCCGCGAAGGAACGGAATGTCGAACCGGCGCAGGTGACCGAGTTCAAAGCACTCGAAGGGGTTGGAGTCGATGCCCTGCTCGGCGGCGAGCCGGTCAGGATTCGCAAGCCCGCCGATGCTGAAACTGCCCGACCGGAAGTCGAGCGGCTCCAGCAGGAGGGCAAAACGGTGGTGATCGTGGAGCGCCACGGCGAGACGATCGGGATGATCGCGCTCTCCGACACGTTGAAACCCGAAGCCGCCGAGACCGTTGCCGCCCTGCGCAAGATGGGCAAGCGGGTGGTGATGCTCACCGGCGACAACCGGCACGCCGCGCGGTTCATCGCCCGGCAGGCGGGCATCGACGAGGTGCTCGCCGAGGTGCTGCCCGGCGATAAAGCCAATGCCATCAAGAAGTTACAGTCGGAAGGCCGCACGGTCGCCATGGCGGGCGACGGCATCAACGACGCTCCGGCGCTCGCGCTCGCCGACGTCGGCATCGCGATGGCGGGCGGCACCGACGTGGCCATCGAATCGGCGGGCATCACTCTGCTCGGCGGCGACATCCGCAAAGTCGCCCAGGCCATCACCCTCTCGCGGAAAACGATGCGAGTCGTCCGCCAGAACCTCTTCTGGGCATTCATCTACAACGTGATCGGCATCCCGCTCGCCGCCGGAGCACTCTTTCCGCTCTACGGCATCTTCCTCAACCCCGCCTTCTCCGGCATCGCCATGGCCGGAAGCAGCGTGTCGGTCGTGACCAACTCGCTCAGGCTGAGAGCGGCGAGGCTGGGGAAATAA
- a CDS encoding peptide chain release factor 3, whose protein sequence is MELAQEIARRRTFAIISHPDAGKTTLTEKLLLFGGAIHTAGAVKSNKIRKTATSDFMEIEKQRGISVATSVMGFEYCGKRINILDTPGHKDFAEDTYRTLTAVDSVILVVDSMKGVEEQTERLMEVCRMRHTPVIIFINKLDREGRNPFELLDELEEKLDIQVCPMTWPISQGQTFKGVYNLFDKSLNLFEANSSKIGEKLTDIEGIDDPKLEHWVGTGYADKLREDVSLIEGVYEPYELEMYREGLQAPVFFGSAINNFGVGELLDTFIDIAPCPHEREASERMVNASEAALSGFVFKIHANLDPNHRDRTAFFKICSGRFERNKFYQHTRLGKKLRFSNPTQFMAQEKSVIDEAWAGDVIGLYDNGSLKIGDTLTEGENLHFRGIPSFSPEIFKVLENRDPLKTKQLEKGIHQLTDEGVAQLFTQYGSRKIVGTVGELQFDVIQFRLEHEYGAQCTFMPLRFHKAFWITSDNREQLDEFMRRRSNVIAFDKEEHPVFMAETEWMLKIAREDFPEIEFHATSEFKTEGEDS, encoded by the coding sequence ATGGAGTTAGCACAGGAGATCGCGCGGCGGCGGACGTTCGCCATTATCAGCCACCCGGATGCGGGCAAGACGACGCTTACCGAGAAATTGCTGCTGTTCGGCGGCGCTATCCATACGGCGGGGGCGGTAAAGAGCAACAAGATCCGCAAGACGGCGACCAGCGACTTCATGGAGATCGAGAAGCAGCGCGGCATTTCGGTGGCCACCTCGGTGATGGGCTTCGAGTATTGCGGCAAGCGCATCAACATCCTCGACACGCCGGGCCACAAGGATTTCGCCGAGGATACCTACCGCACGCTGACCGCCGTGGACAGCGTCATCCTCGTCGTAGACAGCATGAAGGGCGTCGAGGAGCAGACCGAACGCCTCATGGAGGTGTGCCGGATGCGCCACACGCCGGTGATCATCTTCATCAACAAGCTCGACCGCGAGGGGCGCAACCCTTTCGAGCTGCTCGACGAGCTGGAAGAGAAGCTCGACATTCAGGTCTGCCCGATGACCTGGCCGATCAGCCAGGGCCAGACCTTCAAGGGCGTGTACAACCTGTTCGACAAATCGCTGAACCTGTTCGAGGCCAACTCGTCGAAGATCGGCGAGAAGCTGACCGACATCGAGGGGATCGACGATCCGAAGCTCGAACACTGGGTCGGTACGGGCTATGCCGACAAACTGCGCGAGGATGTGTCGCTAATCGAAGGCGTGTACGAGCCGTACGAGCTTGAGATGTACCGCGAAGGGTTGCAGGCGCCGGTCTTTTTCGGCAGCGCGATCAACAACTTCGGCGTCGGCGAGCTGCTCGACACTTTCATCGACATCGCCCCCTGCCCGCACGAGCGCGAGGCGTCGGAGCGCATGGTGAACGCTTCGGAGGCGGCGCTCTCCGGCTTCGTCTTCAAGATTCACGCCAACCTCGACCCGAACCACCGCGACCGCACGGCCTTCTTCAAAATCTGCTCAGGGCGCTTCGAGCGCAACAAGTTCTACCAGCACACGCGCCTCGGCAAAAAGCTGCGATTCTCCAACCCGACGCAGTTCATGGCGCAGGAAAAAAGCGTGATCGACGAAGCGTGGGCAGGCGACGTGATCGGCCTGTACGACAACGGCTCGCTCAAGATCGGCGACACCTTGACCGAGGGCGAGAACCTGCACTTCAGGGGCATCCCGAGCTTTTCGCCGGAGATATTCAAGGTGCTCGAAAACCGCGACCCGCTCAAGACCAAGCAGCTCGAAAAGGGTATCCACCAGCTCACCGACGAAGGCGTGGCGCAGCTCTTCACCCAGTACGGCTCGCGCAAAATCGTGGGCACGGTGGGCGAACTCCAGTTCGACGTCATCCAGTTCCGCCTCGAACACGAGTACGGCGCGCAGTGTACCTTCATGCCGCTGCGCTTCCACAAGGCGTTCTGGATAACCAGCGACAACCGGGAGCAGCTCGACGAGTTCATGCGCCGCCGCTCGAACGTCATCGCTTTCGACAAGGAGGAGCATCCGGTCTTCATGGCCGAAACCGAGTGGATGCTCAAGATCGCCAGGGAGGATTTTCCCGAAATCGAGTTCCACGCGACTTCGGAGTTCAAGACGGAGGGCGAAGACTCCTGA
- a CDS encoding N-acetylneuraminate synthase family protein, which yields MADVKIGNSMVGDGHRVYVIAEIGINHNGSLEVAKKLIEGAAQAGCDAVKFQKRTPELCVPMDQRTIERDTPWGRMTYMDYRYKVEFGFDDYSEIDAYCREQGIAWFASCWDEEAVDFMEQFNPPCYKAASASLTDLALLKKTKATGRPLIISTGMSTIEEVDAAVNELGRDNLLIAHTNSTYPCPVEELNLRMIHTLQQRYPENPIGYSGHEVGLATTWAAVALGATFVERHVTLDRAMWGSDQAASVEISGMSRLVSNIRDIEKSLGDGVKRVYDGEAAARKKLRRV from the coding sequence ATGGCTGACGTGAAAATCGGAAATTCCATGGTCGGCGACGGCCATCGTGTGTATGTGATCGCAGAGATCGGCATCAACCATAACGGCTCGCTTGAAGTAGCCAAAAAGCTGATCGAGGGCGCGGCACAGGCCGGGTGCGATGCGGTCAAGTTCCAGAAGCGCACGCCCGAGCTGTGCGTGCCGATGGATCAGCGGACGATCGAGCGCGATACGCCGTGGGGTCGCATGACCTACATGGATTACCGCTACAAGGTGGAGTTTGGCTTCGACGACTATTCCGAGATCGATGCGTACTGCCGCGAGCAGGGCATTGCGTGGTTCGCCTCGTGCTGGGACGAGGAGGCTGTGGATTTCATGGAGCAGTTCAACCCGCCGTGCTACAAGGCGGCGTCGGCTTCGCTGACCGATCTCGCTTTGCTGAAAAAGACCAAGGCGACCGGCCGTCCGCTCATCATCTCGACCGGCATGTCCACGATAGAGGAGGTCGATGCCGCTGTCAACGAGCTTGGCCGCGACAATCTGCTGATCGCGCACACCAACTCTACCTATCCCTGCCCGGTCGAGGAGCTGAACCTGCGGATGATCCACACGCTTCAGCAGCGTTATCCCGAAAATCCCATCGGCTATTCCGGTCACGAGGTCGGGCTGGCCACTACCTGGGCGGCGGTTGCCCTCGGTGCGACCTTCGTGGAACGCCACGTGACGCTCGACCGCGCCATGTGGGGCTCCGACCAGGCGGCGTCGGTGGAAATTTCCGGCATGTCGAGGCTGGTCTCCAACATTCGGGACATCGAAAAATCGCTTGGCGATGGCGTCAAGCGGGTGTACGACGGCGAGGCCGCCGCGCGAAAGAAGCTCAGAAGGGTGTAG
- a CDS encoding inorganic diphosphatase, whose protein sequence is MNFNPWHHVEIGDECPNVVNAIVEISKDSKTKYELDKKTGMLRLDRVLFSSLLYPENYGFIPKTLGEDHDPLDIVVISQCSIVPMCVVQARVIGVMRMIDHGEGDDKIIAVAEDDMSVSGIQDIGDLGKHFKMELQHFFEEYKALEQKTVLVEDFMDAATAKQILLDSINRYQETYA, encoded by the coding sequence ATGAATTTCAACCCCTGGCACCACGTCGAGATCGGTGATGAGTGCCCGAATGTCGTCAATGCGATCGTCGAGATTTCCAAAGACAGCAAGACCAAGTACGAGCTTGACAAGAAAACCGGCATGTTGAGGCTCGACCGCGTACTTTTCTCCTCCCTTCTTTATCCTGAAAACTACGGTTTCATTCCCAAGACCCTCGGCGAAGACCATGACCCTCTCGACATCGTCGTCATCTCCCAGTGCTCCATCGTGCCGATGTGCGTCGTGCAGGCCAGGGTGATCGGCGTCATGCGCATGATCGACCACGGCGAGGGCGACGACAAGATCATCGCCGTTGCCGAAGACGACATGAGCGTCAGTGGCATCCAGGACATCGGTGATCTCGGAAAACACTTCAAGATGGAACTTCAGCACTTCTTCGAAGAGTACAAGGCTCTTGAGCAGAAAACCGTGCTCGTCGAAGACTTCATGGATGCTGCGACAGCCAAACAGATTCTGCTCGACTCGATCAATCGCTACCAGGAGACCTACGCCTGA
- a CDS encoding KdsC family phosphatase yields the protein MILLSPQEQKSRASRIRLVLSDNDGVFTDNGVYYSERGEELKRYSIRDGMGVERLREHGIETGIMTGEVSPSIVRRAQKLHIEHLYLGVKDKQSRLADVLSDTGLTVAEIAYIGDDVNDIGIMNAIAPFGLVACPGDGMHLVEPCVHYRCNAHGGRGAFREYAEWLLALRAS from the coding sequence ATGATTCTTCTCTCCCCGCAGGAACAGAAATCGAGAGCGTCGCGCATCCGGCTCGTTCTTTCGGACAACGACGGGGTGTTCACCGACAACGGCGTTTACTACTCGGAACGGGGCGAAGAGTTGAAGCGGTACTCCATCCGTGACGGCATGGGCGTCGAAAGGCTCCGCGAGCATGGCATCGAAACCGGCATCATGACCGGCGAGGTTTCGCCAAGCATTGTCAGGCGGGCGCAGAAGCTTCACATTGAACACTTGTACCTCGGCGTGAAAGACAAGCAGTCCCGGCTGGCGGATGTGCTTTCGGATACCGGCCTCACCGTGGCCGAGATCGCCTATATCGGCGACGACGTGAACGACATCGGCATTATGAACGCCATTGCGCCTTTCGGCCTGGTGGCATGTCCCGGCGACGGAATGCATCTGGTCGAGCCCTGCGTTCACTACCGGTGCAACGCGCATGGTGGCCGTGGAGCCTTCCGGGAGTACGCCGAATGGCTCCTTGCCCTGAGAGCTTCATAA
- a CDS encoding toll/interleukin-1 receptor domain-containing protein, which produces MSAEEVHISPIFGILVHSVPESFQEHPLPIRNSIMANPEHLAILKQGVEAWNKWREENPDIEPDLINADIWGMKLCGINLHKANLWKAKLHRTDLTGADLSEANLEGANLFLAKLVSANLWGAVLWESNLSYARLSEAILSYATASLTVFGNVDLSTVKGLETISHSYPSTIGIDTLYRSKGNIPESFLRGCGVPDQMIEYARSLTATPIQYYSCFISYSHKDEELAQRIHNDLQASGVRCWFAPHDLKIGDKIRPVIDESIRVHDKLLLILSEHSVQSDWVEHEVEHALDRERIEKKNILFPVRLDESVIDNTAGWAGNVRRQRLIGDFSRWKDHDSYMRAFARLLRDLKAEK; this is translated from the coding sequence ATGAGCGCTGAAGAGGTTCATATCTCACCAATATTCGGTATTTTAGTCCATTCAGTACCCGAGTCGTTTCAAGAGCATCCATTACCCATTCGCAATTCGATCATGGCAAACCCGGAACATCTTGCGATTCTCAAACAGGGCGTTGAGGCTTGGAATAAGTGGAGGGAAGAAAATCCGGATATTGAGCCTGATTTAATTAATGCTGATATTTGGGGAATGAAGCTTTGTGGGATTAATCTTCACAAAGCTAATTTGTGGAAAGCCAAGCTTCATCGTACAGATTTGACAGGAGCTGATCTTTCGGAAGCAAATTTGGAGGGAGCTAATCTTTTCTTAGCAAAGTTGGTTAGTGCTAATTTGTGGGGGGCAGTCCTGTGGGAATCCAATTTATCTTACGCAAGGTTGTCCGAAGCCATTCTAAGTTATGCTACAGCATCATTAACTGTTTTTGGTAACGTCGATCTTAGTACTGTTAAAGGTCTTGAAACAATATCGCACAGCTATCCTTCTACTATAGGCATCGATACACTCTACCGTTCTAAAGGTAATATCCCCGAATCCTTTCTCCGAGGTTGCGGTGTTCCTGACCAGATGATCGAGTACGCTCGCTCCTTGACAGCAACTCCAATCCAATACTACTCCTGCTTCATCAGTTACAGCCACAAGGACGAAGAGCTTGCTCAGCGGATTCACAATGATCTTCAGGCATCTGGTGTCCGGTGCTGGTTTGCGCCTCATGATCTGAAAATTGGCGATAAAATCCGACCGGTTATCGATGAATCCATCCGGGTTCACGATAAGCTTCTCCTTATTTTATCCGAACACTCCGTCCAGAGCGATTGGGTAGAACATGAGGTCGAGCACGCTCTCGACCGTGAACGAATCGAGAAGAAGAATATTCTTTTTCCTGTTCGTCTGGATGAATCCGTGATAGACAACACAGCCGGCTGGGCCGGGAACGTTCGTCGTCAGCGCCTTATCGGAGATTTTAGCCGATGGAAAGATCACGATTCCTATATGCGTGCCTTCGCCCGTCTTTTGAGGGATTTAAAGGCCGAGAAATAA
- a CDS encoding SagB/ThcOx family dehydrogenase, protein MNHERNRYREFLKDNIRQRVDFSQTDQRRQIPPPPVEKPFSPDARRIALKKIDLLGDLGAFDLKSAIAHRESCRFYSGEPLKLDELSFLLWATQGVRLRLDAGHALRTVPSAGCRHAFESYLCVLNVEGVEKGIYRYLPLEHELLFEQAPEQLESRIVRATLGQRFTGDAAVVFVWTAIPYRMEWRYGLAAHKVIALDAGHVCQNLYLACEAIGAGTCAIAAYDQPGMDRLLGVDGEEEFTIYLAPVGKKG, encoded by the coding sequence ATGAACCACGAACGCAACCGGTACCGCGAATTCCTCAAAGACAACATCCGCCAGCGGGTGGATTTTTCGCAGACTGACCAGCGCCGCCAAATTCCGCCGCCGCCGGTTGAAAAGCCCTTTTCGCCGGATGCCCGACGCATCGCGCTGAAAAAGATCGACCTGCTCGGCGACCTCGGCGCGTTCGACCTCAAAAGCGCCATCGCGCACCGGGAGAGCTGCCGGTTCTACTCCGGCGAGCCGCTGAAACTCGACGAACTATCCTTTCTGCTCTGGGCCACGCAGGGCGTCCGGCTGAGGCTCGACGCGGGCCATGCGTTGCGGACGGTGCCCTCGGCGGGGTGCCGTCACGCTTTCGAGAGCTACCTCTGCGTGCTGAATGTCGAAGGAGTCGAAAAGGGAATCTACCGCTACCTGCCGCTCGAACACGAGCTGCTCTTCGAACAAGCCCCGGAACAGCTCGAAAGCCGGATCGTCAGGGCCACGCTCGGCCAGCGCTTCACGGGCGACGCGGCAGTGGTTTTTGTGTGGACGGCGATTCCGTATAGGATGGAGTGGCGCTACGGCTTAGCCGCGCACAAGGTGATCGCGCTCGACGCGGGCCATGTCTGCCAGAACCTCTACCTCGCCTGCGAGGCCATCGGCGCGGGCACCTGCGCCATCGCCGCCTACGACCAGCCCGGAATGGATCGCCTGCTCGGCGTTGACGGCGAGGAGGAGTTCACGATCTACCTCGCTCCGGTCGGCAAAAAAGGGTGA